Part of the Phragmites australis chromosome 23, lpPhrAust1.1, whole genome shotgun sequence genome is shown below.
TTTCTACATAACTAAAATACACATAGCCAAAAACAAGATAAATGTCCTAAGATTAATGTGCTTACAAAGTTAGGTACACGGAAGATGACAATGGATACATGTTGTGCCAGCAATGGCGGAGGCAGCATCAGCGGCGGTGACACCAACCATACAAATAACTAAATGCAAAGCCTACTTACCGACTGTCACCCAGCAGCGTCAGACTGGTTAATTAACATGCTTACCGGTCGATTTGACTGATTACAATGCGAAATGTTCCTAAGAGAGACATGGCGCGGGAATGGTTTCAGGCTTTCTCCCAGCTTCAGGTGCACTTCACCACGGATGCACCAGGCGGCAGCTGCCCGTTGTTGACGGCATTTGTCTGGCTGTCCTGGCTAGCACCTTTGTCTGTGGAGTTCTCTACTTGAACAGCACCTGATTTGGTCTCAGACGCTGGAGCGGCAGCATCTGATTTGGTTTCAGGAGGCactggagcagcagcagcagcagcagcaggctcaGTGGAAGCAGGGACCGAGTTTTCAGCTGGGTTGCTTGCTGGAGGAGCAGCCTCAGACTTAGCTGGCTTACCATGGTCTTTCTTCTCCTCAGCCTCTTTCTTATCCGATGGCGCAGGAGGAGCTACATCAGATTCAGCTGGTTTTTCAGTTTCCTTCTTATCTTCCACTGCTGCTGGAGCAGGAGCATCAACCTTGTCTGCAGCCTTCTCCGTGTCTTCAATAGGGGCCTCCTTCGTCTCTTCAGCAGACTTCATCTCCACATCAGTGCCCTTTGCGGCTTCTTCACTAGGGGCCTCCTCCGCCAACTTGCCAGTTTCAGCATCTTTGGCTTCTTCAGTTTCAGGAGCCTCCATTTTCTCCCACTTGCCCCTTCTGCCACTTGAGTTCCTGCTGCGCTTTGGGATCTTTTCACCTTCTGGACTATCAAATACCTTGACTTTCTCACTAATTCGAGCAGACCGCCTTGGGGTATCACCTGTTCACAAAGCATTTTAGAAGCAGCAGACGAGATCCACATTTCTATTACAGCCAAGagagatttaaataaataattgaGGAAAAGTAGAGAAAGGTATGTACCAGTTCCCCAATCGAACTCAGAAGATGCAGGGCCTCCAGGGTGTGCCTTTAGATACTGGCTTAATTGCCTCTTGTTCTTAATTTCCTCTCCAGTTGGTGAAACAAaaacaatttcaaatctccCCCCTCTCTGGGGAGTAAACTGCAACATTAAGAAAAGAAGGACGTTAGTCCATACAATGAACATGCATATAAGTAATAAAAGAAATGCATGCCTATTAACAGCTCTTCGAAACTCCttgcaaaaagagaaaaaaaaagggttgTTTCTCTGTAACATCAGAAAAACGACACATCAACTTGCTGCCAGGAAAAATATTGTGGCATCACTATCAAAGGCAACTGAAACCTGACCAACAATTTAGCTAAAGTGACCAGATTCATAATTTGTCATACACCCATTCGGAGGAACATAACTCAAGTTcggcaagaaaaataaaactttcAAGCCATATTTTTGTAATCCCCTGCAACTTAGCATAAAGAACTATGCCTGCTCCATGCACCCAGGACATATCAGATGCTACCTTAATTGCATGTCTCTAGCAATAAAACAAAATCACCAGCCAGATAGATTTTATGTTAATATGAGTGTGATATTTTAGGGATATCCTGGAAGAGATGAAGTGCCACCGGAATAAATTTTAGTTACTAACAGCTTGCCTCTGCACAGTATTATGAAATGAACAGACAAAAACAGCTTTTTCAAAGTTAATAAAAATTGATCACTAGCAAAATAAGTTTCCTAAAATGTTATCAACAAAAGAACGACCTTTTTAGATGACAGAATGAAAGCCTTAGAAAACTTCGAAGGATGGTAGACTTAATTATGGATATTTAATAACCCTTATGTAAACTTCAAAGAAGGGTATGCACTTGTGCCCACTAAAGATACAATGCTATCAAGGATACGTTGCTAATTTTTTAAGTAAGATCACTTTGTatagaaagattttttttttaaaacagaaCAGTAATCTGCAAAAACGACAGAAAATATGGAAACATACACAAAATAATGCTAGACGCTTGAGCATAACATCTTCTGGTGCTAGAAAACATCCCCTCCCCCCCTAGATACATGGACACATAAAAAACAATTTGACACAACAACCAACAAGAGCCAATCTAGCCGCTAATTTAGCAACCATGCCACATGTCCAGTTGCTGTGGCCAATCGATTGTGCCCTAACCGCCCTAGAACAAGATAAATATGCGTATAATTAATAGCACAACCAAATTACTAAAGTAGGCAACAGACAAACAAGTAGGACAACACCCTAAACATCCAAATTTATGTGCATAACACAAGGAATCATAGGTTGAATTCTCAATTCACAAGAAACTTTTTTCAAGTTCCATTACTCTGTTTAGATAATTCCAACACAAAACTTATGTAACATTTAAACGTCGCTTTTACTCagcaaaaaatataaataaatagctAGACCCCAAGCTACATACAGTGTCTGAGCTATTCAATGCTTCCTTGCAATAAACACAAAATACTACAACTGTCAACAACATGGAAAGGTCCAATAACACAACCGTCCAACTGTGAACATTATCAATCATCATTGTCCAGCTAAAATAGAAACCAATCATGTAGACAACACAGTACAAACAATTCTCGGGCTATTAAGCACATTTGGCATGTTTCTGTTATCCAGTTGAAAACATAGATACTGAAACCACCATAAATACATCTGATAAAGAACTAATAACTGCGTAAACTCAAAGCTTAGACCTTCTCGAGACTTCCAGATGGTGTTCATGAGATACTAGAAATGGTAAAGGCAAGAAAACATAAACATCTGAGCAGATGAGTTACTTTTGAGCACTCCAAACACTTAATAGCTCATACCAATGCTCTGTTCTGTTACATCATGCTTTTATTTCTTGCATGACTCAGCACAACAGGTATCCCATTTTAAAGTTTTGGCACTAGTCACAGAAAAATCAAACCCAATAACCAAGATATGACCAGATACACTAAAGCACAAATCATGAAATAATCAACATCAAATCAGAAATGGATAGGCTAAAACCCTGTTACCAGTAATGTCCACAGCTCAAAACTGCAGAACATTCCCCATCCCAGCTTCACAACAAATACACTACTTGCAGCAACAAAAGTAAAGCCAACCACCTGAAtctgaactaaaagctgaaacatGTCAAGCTAAACAAAGCACTGGGATCTCTAACctatcataaaaataataaacatTGAATTAGAAATGGGTAGGCTAAGACCCAACCACACCTAATTGCAGGTTTGCGACAGCTCCGAGCTGCAGGGCATCTCCCATTCCGGCTTAGCAACAAATACACTAATATGAGCAAACAAAGTAAAGTCAACAGCCTGAATCCAAGCTAAAAGCTCAAGCATTTCCCAGCCAAGCCACACCCAAACATAGCCCTGGAATCTCTAAGCTACCATCAAATAATCAACATCAAATCAGAAATGAGTAGGCTAAAACGCTATGACCCCTTAACTGCAACAGCTCCAAGCTGCAGAACATTCCCCATTCCAGCTTCACGACAAATTCACTACTGCGAGCAAACAAAGTAAAATTAACCACCTGAATCGAAGCTGAAAGCTCGAGCATTTCCTATTCAAGTCAGACCCAAACAAAGCACTGGAATCTTAGGACTGAAGCATTCAACATATCCTACAGAGCAGCATGCCCCGGTCAAATTTGGGAATCTTCCCCTGGGGCAGGCCGACAAGCCCTAGCTGAATCTAATCGAGCTCCCAGACACATAATTCTCACTGTAATCACCCGACACAGGCATAATTCACCAACCATGACTAGCTACCGAGGTAGTTATGCGTGCTCCAACAATAGCAGTCAGCTCGAACACTCCTCGCCGAGCTCACGCCGCGCCTACTCCCAGCTCCAATCGAGATCCAGGACCACACGAGCGGACCGGTAACAGCAACCCCGGCCGACTCGCGCGTTGGCCAGCGCAACCTCTGAAACCCTAGAACCCCAAAACGGAAGGTCTTCAACTACAAACCCCGAACCCTAAAACCCGCCCGGAATTTGCGTTCGGCCACCGGAACTCCGCGCCCCCGAACCCCACCAACGGGAGAATTCCGCCCCCACAGCCACGAATTCGACGCAATCGAAGCATAACAGAGCGAACCAAACCAAAGCGACGCAATCAAACACCGCCTTGTGATCCCCACCTTCTTGGTCCACCCCTCGGGCGCGGGCATCTCCACGGACAGCATCTCCTCCGCCGGCGCCTGCTGCTCGGCGGCCGTCGCCATGGGGGTGGTTTCGAGTTTCCGGTTCCCGCTCTCGCTGTCACGCTCGTCTCGTTTGGAGGTGGGGAGAAAACGATGGGATTTCGCTCGCTCGCGATGGGAAGAGGGAAACGGCTCAGGCAAGGGGACCCGCCGACGTCGAACAGTGAGTGGACGTGGTCCATGCGCTGGTAGgcagtgagtgagagagaggtcCATGGACCTAGTGTAGGGAGGAACTGGAACGTCCTTGGCTTGCCTGTCTTCAGGGTCATGCCACCACGTGGCAACCTTGTGACTTGGAGAGAGGAGGGGTAGGGCTGGCAATGGATCCGAACGGATCGGGTTCTTATGGGTTTTACACTTGGTGAGGTGAGGGTAAGAGTAAATTTTGCCTTGCGAGGATCGCGGGTCGAGAGCCCAATTAGTGTTCAGGTCGGAGCGGGGCCAAGTTTTCACCCACAGGCATCCGCAGGCTCCAAAAATGGAGCAGCCAACACTCAACCCGTCGACCAAAGCCCTAGCCTAGGAcacctaaccctaaccctagctttCTTCACGCTGCCCTCTGGCGGTCTGACCTCTGGTGTTTGCTCCCGGCTCCTGTGGTCCCACTCGTATTGGTGTCGCACCGTCACCCGCCCCAGGCCTCACTCGCCCCCCTTGGCTCCCAGCAGTAGTAGCTGGCTGTGGCGCTGCACATTGTGGCATTCGTTGCGCTTGCAACGTCTGGCCAACGCGCACTGACGGGGACACCACTACTGCCCAAGAAGAAGAGATGTGAAGGGGTCACACCCACGGGACACTCAGCGGGTTTTGGGTCCCCGTCAAGTTCAAAGCTAAGGGTAATTTTTCACCTCGGATCGGATTTTTTTATTCAGGTTTCGAGTTAGTGCATTCTTGCTTAACTTGGCTCCAATTCACACGTTGCCAGTCCTaggagagagaaggaaggaAGGTGCGGTAGGGCTGCTCCATGTGTGTACATGACAGATGTTTATGGAGTGAATCATGAATGGATGACATGTGTATCCTAACAGtttgatttaaaaatataaaataaaaaatttatcatgTCGTGGCCCGCCCAGGCCATCTTAATCTcattttcattttatttgtgCCAAAGCCACACATGAGAAGTTTCAAGAAAATGGAAAGACGAAAATGAGCTGTTGACCATGTTTGACTCCGAGCTGTTATTGGGCTGGGCCTGTTCTGAAATGCTCTGCACGTACTGTGGGCCGAGCTGGGCTGTTTTGGCGTGACCAAGACTGGAAATATTAATTTAGGCCGAAAGGAGGAAAGGATCGGCCCAGATGAGTTCTCATTATCCTCTCTCTcgaaataataataataatagattAGTTCTCATCATGTCTGATTACTTCTGCTACTGAATAAGTAACTCTAGCTGTTGTGCCTTTTTCAACCATGTCTGATTACCTCTGCTACTGAATCAGTGAACTGTCAAGCATCTTGCTCTGCAGATTTTGCTCTCGTTTCAGATTCTGAGAACAGCAACATGCAGTGTTAATCCTCAGACTTACCTGCTTTGACCCTACAGGTTTGGAATGCATACGGATTCAAACTTACCTGAAACAACTGAAACATTGGGCCAAAACTTCACTCTTAATCCTCAATGATGAACACCATGCAGTGCTAGCTGTCTGTATCAATAGGCTGGCATGCCATTGGGGTACGAGAAAGATCTAGTCGGTGCCTCATAAAGAGGCTTGTTGAGTGGTTGCTTTCCGTTCTGTCCTTGGTAAAGGGGCTTGAGGTTTGGGATAGGATCCTCTTACTTCATGGTCATCGTAAGCCGTTAGATCGAAGATGAATGAGTAAGATTAGATGCCATAGTGATTTTGTAAACAGTAAAATCGCTACAGCGCCACTGCTACATTGTTCGACGTCAGCCTGTTCACCCCTCACAAATCATTGTTCGCCTCTGATTTTACCAGGGTGCAGTCAAGTATTTGGATCCGTTGAGGTTCCTCTTATCTTAGAGAGCTTCAGAGTGTGTGTGAGGTTGTGACAACTCACATGAAACTATGAAAGCTAGTAGCTGGTCTCTGCTGTACGAGTACGACCTCTCTCTTTCCTGAAGCTGCATCGCATTCAGTATTTGTACGTGTGCATGTACGTACAGACCGGAAGGAGCAGAGTTTATTTGCCAAATGTGGCTTACATGTTTTCtgaaaactctttttttttgtggaaCAAAAGTTTTCTGAAAAATCTGTCTTCACATACTGTCCTAGTCCTGATGATTTCAGTGTTGTTCTTTTTCCAGAGAAAATGTCAAGAGGAGTAGAGCAATGGCTTCGTGGACCAGAAGCCCACCATCTGAGCTCCCACAGgttttcaaaagaaatataaaGTGCAGTACGTACTGAAACTGGATCCAATGGAACTTCCCCAAAACCAAATAAATTAGCATAGCTTGCAGTTTAAGCCATTGTTCTTGTTCATTGGTCAGCAACTACAAAAAAGGCTTGTAGCTTTTCAGTCTTGCAATGGCCGTACCTGACTCCGATCCTTCAATTTTAGTGCTGTACACTGGTACGGTTGGTAAAGTTCTGAAACTTTCTGCGAGGCATGGACGTCAAAAAGACCGCAAGAACCTGATGTGGTTCTACTCAGGGTTAGAAATCATACGAGTCGAAGACCATGAAAGGTGGGCTCcgttatcatttttttttataaaaaatatctcCTTCTCATAGTCACCTTTTCAAGTTTAAATTTAGAATTCAGTTAACTAATTTCAGTGCCGTGAATTTGTACATCTTGGTTGGTAAAGCTCTGAACATTCCTGCCGCGAATGGGAGTCAAGAGAACCTGGTGTGATTCTGCAAACAAGGGTACAAATCCAGCGAACCGGATCAAGACCATGGACGGTGTTCTTGGTTAACATTTTAAAACTTCTACCTTTTCATATATTATTCTGTAAACTTAGAATGACTGAgctctgcccccccccccccacccacctGATGAACGTATACGAGTCATAGTTGACCAGGAAAAGAGATGTGGTGCCAACTCACACTTGCAATAAGATACACCAGAAGTACCagagaaaatttaaaatttaaagtaaaaaaaactatattccATGTCAAACCCATGCATCCATATGTCCTCTGATTGGTGATTAGGCTAGGTCCAAATGCATCTTTTAACTCTTGACC
Proteins encoded:
- the LOC133906200 gene encoding methyl-CpG-binding domain-containing protein 11-like: MATAAEQQAPAEEMLSVEMPAPEGWTKKFTPQRGGRFEIVFVSPTGEEIKNKRQLSQYLKAHPGGPASSEFDWGTGDTPRRSARISEKVKVFDSPEGEKIPKRSRNSSGRRGKWEKMEAPETEEAKDAETGKLAEEAPSEEAAKGTDVEMKSAEETKEAPIEDTEKAADKVDAPAPAAVEDKKETEKPAESDVAPPAPSDKKEAEEKKDHGKPAKSEAAPPASNPAENSVPASTEPAAAAAAAPVPPETKSDAAAPASETKSGAVQVENSTDKGASQDSQTNAVNNGQLPPGASVVKCT